TAGTGATGTTTTGATTGCACACAATATTTCCAATAAAGAGATAAAAAAAGAACTCACCCATCTCCTATCTCCAACACTAGTTCAAATACAAGTAAGGCAGGTATGTATGCCCCATATAGCGAATGCTCTTTTTTCGAGCGGATGTTATTTGGAATTTTTAGAAATACTCCAAGATTTAGGGGATACATCCTTCATTAGTAAAGAAAATATCATTTTGAGTTATTTATATATGGGGGATGGTGAGAGGGCGCAAAAAGAAATCACCAAATTTTTAAAACAAGGGGTTCATCTTTTAGATCCAGTACTGCAATCTATGTTTGTTTTTTACTGGGAAAATTCCAAACCATTTCCAAAAGAAATGCTTACTGCTATACAATCCAGTACTAAACCCCTTTATTATCTTAAAATTTTAGATTTGATACCAAATGCCTCTAAAATTGAGGAAAACGTGGAATTTTTATTATTCCTGAAAGACTTTATTCATCAGGCGATCATCATGCGGGCAGGGAATGTGTTAAAGTCCTTACTTAGTAAGTATCCGTTTTTTCAATTGTTTGCGGCAAAAATGAAATATTATGAGGGTTACGTGAATGAGGCTGCAGATGATTTATCCATGCTGATGAATGATAAGGTTATTGATGACGAAGGAATTTTTCTACTCGGGGAATACTCATACGATTATGGCAGATGGGAAGAGGCTTCACTTCTATTTGAAAAAGTATTGCTCCATCAGCCTGATCACAATAATGCCCGCATTGGTGCATCCTTATGCTACAACCAGCAGGCAAAAGAGCTTCTTCAGGATTCTTGTGAAAAGCTGCCGGAATATCCATTATTTACGAGTTATTTAAATAAGATCAATTTGGCGATCGAGCTATCAAATAAATATAGTTGGCATTCGAATTGGCGTGGACGGCAAAGGAGGAATCGCAATGAGCAGCATCTCTCTCTGCATGATCGTCAAAAATGAAGAACAGTTTTTGGAGAATTGTTTAAATAGTGTAAAAGATGTTGTTTCAGAAATGATTATTGTCGATACTGGTTCAGAAGACCGAACGATTGAAATTGCCAAAAAATATGGGGCAACAATAGTCGAAACGGAATGGAAAAATGATTTTGCATCAGCGAGGAACCTTGGAATTGAACAGGCTAGAGGGGAATGGATTTTATTTTTGGATGCGGATGAAGAAATAAATAAGGACTCGATCCCTGAATTAAAAATGTGGGCAGAGTACCAGGATGCAGATGCTTACTTTTTAAGGGTGTATAACCATTTCGGGGAAAAAGGGAAAGAGGCGAGCGTCAATCCAACGATCCGTATGTTTCGCAACCGAAAAGAACATTATTTTATAGGTCCAATTCATGAACAAATTGCTGAAAGCATCCAACTCGCCAATCCCGATGCAAGATTTGTGATGACGAATGTTTGTATTGACCACTATGGGTACAGTCCATCGATTCGCTCGAAAAAGAACAAGACGGCTAGAAATATTAAGCTATTAGAAAAAGAGCTTGAGAAAAATCCAAATAATGCTTTCCATTTATATAATATTGGGATTGAATACTTGCAGCTTTTAGACTTTGAAAAAGCGCTGGAGGCGTTTCGTAAATCAAGAAGTCTCGTCAGTCCTAAAATTAATTATACCCACCTTCTATATAAGTGCGAAGCCCGTTGTTTAGCAGCACTTAATCGAGTACAAGAAGCAATCGACTGCTGTGATTCGGGGATCCATTTATATCCCGACTATACGGATCTTCATCATTACAAAGGATCGTTCTATATGGTTCTCGGGGATTTTCCTGCCGCAAAAAAGAGTTTAAACAGGGCAATTAAGCTATCAGAAACGAGAAAATATCATACGGAAGCTGGAATTGGAACTTTCACAACGCATTATTTACTTGGGTTGGTACATGAAAGCCTAAGTGAAGATGACCGGGCGGTGGAAAACTATTTTAAATCCTATCAATATACTCCTAATAGCTACCGCCCGCTTTACCGGATATTTCAATTACTGAGAGTCACAGATCGGCAGCAAGATTTACGTCTATTATTAAAACGTAAATTTAAAATGGAATCACATGAAGAACGGCAAATTATCCTCAATATACTACTTCGTACCCACTGCTATCGTACAGCCATGGATCTAATTGAAAGCTGGTTGGCGAAATATGACTGTAAATCTCCGGAATTGAAACATTGGCTGCAAATTAAAGAAGAGTGTGAATTGCTCAATGAAAATAGCAATAAAATACAAGCTGCCCAACTTTTGCACCAATGCAATTTGTTCCATTTCATAAATGAAAATGACCAAGAGGCACATCTACCTGTTAACTTGGTCCCAAGCTTAGATGGTCAATCTTTGTCTTCCATTCTCGATTCGGAAAGGATTGCGCGGATTCTATATTCATACGGTTATTTTCGTGCATTTCAACAATACATTCAAAAGTGGAAAGAAAAACACTCACAAATGGAGGAAGATTTTCAAGCGCATTCCGTTTTACAAATTGTTCATACACTTGCCTATAATGCGGAAATGCATTTCGATGCTGTTTTAAAGAACAATCCTTCAGCTAATCTTATTCAATCCGCCAAAATTACCCTGCCATTTGATGAGGGATTTATAGAATAAGGGGAATATGAATGTGAACGAACCATCTGTTTCACTTTGTATGGTTGTCCAAAATGAAGAGCAAACGCTGGAAAAGTGTCTGACTTCTGTTAAGGGTATTGTGCAAGAAATTATCATCGTTGATACCGGGTCCACTGATAAAACGACAGATGTTGCTCAACGGTTTGGGGCAAAAATTATTACATCTCACTGGAATGATGATTTTAGTAAGGCGAGAAATCTAGGAATTAAAGAAGCAAAAGAAGAATGGATATTAGTTCTGGATGCAGATGAAGAATTATATGAAAGCAACTTTCAGCGAATTAAAGATTCCATGAACGATTCATCTATTGGCGGTTTTTTCATTAATTTTATTAACTTCTTTGGAGAATATGACGAGAATTCCTATTTTACAGACAGTGCTTGCCGTCTTTTTCGGAATCATCCTAACATCCATTTTAGCGGGGATATTCATGAAGAGGTAACTACTTCGATTCACAAATTAGGATTACAGATTATCTACAGTGGGCTTACGATTTTCCATTACGGCTACCTGGAATCAGTTTTAGCTCGTAAAAAGAAAAATAACCGAAATCTCCGCATCATTCGAAAAGCACTTAAGAAACGTCCGGATGATTTACGTTTGAAATATGCTCTCGGGGTGGAACAAATCCAGGCGGAAGCGTATGCTGACGCATTGGAAACTTTTATAGGAACACTTGAAATCGTTACGCCTGAAGCGGATTTTGCTCCAGATATCCTTTTAAAGACTGTTCATCTATTAAGATATTTCAATCGAAATGAGGAAGCGTTGCAGTTGGTAGAAAGCGGTCTTTCCCACTATCCCGACTTTTCCGATCTTTACGATGTTAAAGCAGATATTCATCTAATCAAACATCAGTATCAGCATGCTTTAAACTCACTTTCTGCCTGTATAGCCATTAAACCAGATCGAACTAGGTATTCAACTCAGGCAGGTTCTGGCTCTTATCGAACAGTCTATTGTCTTGGATTGGTCCAAGAAAAGCTTCTACAATATAAGGAAGCCCATCAATCCTACCATACCGCTTTGACACTTAATCCAAGATATTTACCTGCTTGGCGCCGATGGGTTTTATGGTCAGCCCTCTCTCCTAGTCCACAAAAGTTAGTTGAAGACCTGAACGCTTGGAAATATCAATTGAGGGCAGAACAATGGGTAATCCTGATTAAAAAAT
Above is a genomic segment from Neobacillus endophyticus containing:
- a CDS encoding glycosyltransferase, with product MSSISLCMIVKNEEQFLENCLNSVKDVVSEMIIVDTGSEDRTIEIAKKYGATIVETEWKNDFASARNLGIEQARGEWILFLDADEEINKDSIPELKMWAEYQDADAYFLRVYNHFGEKGKEASVNPTIRMFRNRKEHYFIGPIHEQIAESIQLANPDARFVMTNVCIDHYGYSPSIRSKKNKTARNIKLLEKELEKNPNNAFHLYNIGIEYLQLLDFEKALEAFRKSRSLVSPKINYTHLLYKCEARCLAALNRVQEAIDCCDSGIHLYPDYTDLHHYKGSFYMVLGDFPAAKKSLNRAIKLSETRKYHTEAGIGTFTTHYLLGLVHESLSEDDRAVENYFKSYQYTPNSYRPLYRIFQLLRVTDRQQDLRLLLKRKFKMESHEERQIILNILLRTHCYRTAMDLIESWLAKYDCKSPELKHWLQIKEECELLNENSNKIQAAQLLHQCNLFHFINENDQEAHLPVNLVPSLDGQSLSSILDSERIARILYSYGYFRAFQQYIQKWKEKHSQMEEDFQAHSVLQIVHTLAYNAEMHFDAVLKNNPSANLIQSAKITLPFDEGFIE
- a CDS encoding tetratricopeptide repeat-containing glycosyltransferase family 2 protein — translated: MNVNEPSVSLCMVVQNEEQTLEKCLTSVKGIVQEIIIVDTGSTDKTTDVAQRFGAKIITSHWNDDFSKARNLGIKEAKEEWILVLDADEELYESNFQRIKDSMNDSSIGGFFINFINFFGEYDENSYFTDSACRLFRNHPNIHFSGDIHEEVTTSIHKLGLQIIYSGLTIFHYGYLESVLARKKKNNRNLRIIRKALKKRPDDLRLKYALGVEQIQAEAYADALETFIGTLEIVTPEADFAPDILLKTVHLLRYFNRNEEALQLVESGLSHYPDFSDLYDVKADIHLIKHQYQHALNSLSACIAIKPDRTRYSTQAGSGSYRTVYCLGLVQEKLLQYKEAHQSYHTALTLNPRYLPAWRRWVLWSALSPSPQKLVEDLNAWKYQLRAEQWVILIKKLTTTRNESLVECVWELIPYPILEDLEDKIKPIAEAILLAIRGDKEQARNILQCLKRKLTMEEVLFQWSMLYETNNTQEEEKWLLAYAPIYPEIRALKNFIDQYEINAQTVNILKLATLMMLEAGFFKGYIRLQKSIPQELDHIPLSHFYLIYRSPIEFIQHITERLYPMWQRLSVIEAQALCLLLMKLGRDREAKEILMYLIEKSPMEALNRLLLSQLYISRGQKHVRHLTDDGENVDLIALSLSN